Proteins from a genomic interval of Diospyros lotus cultivar Yz01 chromosome 6, ASM1463336v1, whole genome shotgun sequence:
- the LOC127804144 gene encoding phosphoglucan phosphatase LSF1, chloroplastic isoform X1 — MSSLQILTYRGPNQPPVLGCSTSTEKLGKASFFSSLWGRDLCWSNGRSVDGCAEKRRFNRRVSRVLAMSSPSAFKMNLNEYMVTLEKPLGIRFALSVDGKIFVHALKKGGNAEKSRIIMVGDKLKKVSDGSVGKLIEINDFGDAEKIRKEKSGPCSLVLERPFTPFPIQQLHVTSDLDILFNRGRVAIATWNKTILASNLRASSEGSGNSGFIMFSSKFLTPSGWKLNNQNGYIHPQIQKNTLVAPLSQLVTIFSEEESGDAEWAHGSFPLDEYTKALERSKGELYYNHSLGMRYSKITEQIYVGSCIQTEADVETLSNAGFTAVLNFQSGIEAENWGINSKSINDSCQQFNILMINYPIRDANSFDLRKKLPFSVGLLLRLLKKNHCVYITCTTGFDRSPACVIAYLHWMTDTSLHVAYNFVTSLHYCKPDRPAIAWATWDLIAMVEKGQHEGPTTHAVTFVWNGQEGEDVSLVGDFTGNWKEPIKAVHKGGPRYEVEIRLPQGKYYYKFIVNGQWRHSTASPTERDQRGNLNNIIAIGDVASVRPSVQQIQKDANIVKVIERPLTENERFMLAKAARCVAFSVCPIRLVPK, encoded by the exons ATGTCTTCGCTGCAAATTCTCACTTACAGGGGTCCCAACCAACCGCCGGTGCTCGGCTGCAGTACTTCGACGGAGAAGCTCGGCAAAGCTTcgtttttctcttctttgtgGGGCAGGGATTTGTGTTGGAGCAATGGACGCTCAGTGGACGGGTGTGCGGAGAAGCGTCGCTTCAATCGGAGAGTTTCTAGGGTTTTGGCAATGTCGTCTCCTTCCGCGTTCAAGATGAATCTGAATGAGTATATGGTGACACTCGAGAAACCACTGGGAATTCGGTTCGCGCTTTCGGTGGACGGCAAGATCTTTGTGCATGCGCTCAAGAAAGGG GGCAATGCGGAGAAGTCGAGGATAATAATGGTGGGTGACAAGTTGAAGAAGGTCAGTGATGGCTCTGTTGGAAAGCTTATTGAGATCAACGACTTCGGTGATGCAGA GAAGATAAGGAAAGAGAAATCAGGACCTTGTAGCCTTGTCCTTGAGAGACCTTTCACCCCTTTTCCTATTCAACAACTGCATGTTACCAGTGATcttgatattttgtttaatagAGGACGAGTTGCTATAGCCACTTGGAATAAAACTATACTAGCATCGAACTTGAGAGCATCTTCTGAAGGCAGTGGAAATTCTGGGTTTATAATGTTTTCATCGAAGTTTTTAACACCTTCAGGATGGAAGTTGAATAATCAGAATGGATATATTCATccacaaatacaaaaaaacacACTTGTGGCACCCTTGAGCCAACTTGTAACCATTTTCTCTGAGGAAGAGTCAGGTGATGCTGAATGGGCACATGGGAGTTTCCCTTTGGATGAATACACTAAGGCACTGGAACGTTCGAAAGGGGAACTTTACTACAATCACTCTCTTGGTATGCGCTACAGTAAG aTCACAGAGCAGATATATGTGGGATCCTGTATACAAACAGAAGCTGATGTAGAGACTTTATCAAATGCC GGTTTTACAGCTGTGCTGAATTTCCAGAGTGGAATTGAAGCAGAAAATTGGGgaattaattcaaaatcaatcaatGATTCATGCCAACAGTTCAACATCCTTATGATTAACTATCCTATAAG GGATGCAAATTCATTTGATCTCAGGAAGAAGTTACCATTTTCTGTGGGTCTTCTTTTGCGGTTATTGAAAAAGAACCATTGTGTTTATATCACTTGCACCACTGGGTTTGATCGGTCCCCTGCTTGTGTTATTGCTTACCTACATTGGATGACAGATACCTCCCTCCATGTTGCCTACAATTTTGTTACTAGTTTACATTATTGCAAGCCTGACAG GCCAGCAATTGCCTGGGCGACATGGGATCTTATAGCAATGGTGGAAAAGGGCCAACATGAGGGACCCACAACTCATGCAGTGACTTTTGTGTGGAACGGGCAAGAA GGGGAGGATGTATCCTTGGTTGGAGATTTCACAGGAAACTGGAAAGAACCAATTAAGGCTGTTCACAAGGGTGGCCCTAGATATGAAGTTGAAATTAGACTTCCACAAGGGAA GTATTACTATAAGTTCATTGTTAATGGGCAATGGAGGCACTCTACAGCTTCACCAACAGAAAGGGATCAGCGGGGCAACCTAAACAATATAATTGCAATTGGTGACGTTGCCAGTGTGAGGCCTTCTGTGCAACAGATACAGAAG GATGCAAATATCGTAAAGGTGATAGAGAGGCCACTCACTGAAAATGAGCGCTTTATGCTGGCAAAAGCAGCTCGATGCGTCGCATTCTCTGTCTGTCCTATTCGATTAGTCCCCAAGTAG
- the LOC127804144 gene encoding phosphoglucan phosphatase LSF1, chloroplastic isoform X2, which produces MKIRKEKSGPCSLVLERPFTPFPIQQLHVTSDLDILFNRGRVAIATWNKTILASNLRASSEGSGNSGFIMFSSKFLTPSGWKLNNQNGYIHPQIQKNTLVAPLSQLVTIFSEEESGDAEWAHGSFPLDEYTKALERSKGELYYNHSLGMRYSKITEQIYVGSCIQTEADVETLSNAGFTAVLNFQSGIEAENWGINSKSINDSCQQFNILMINYPIRDANSFDLRKKLPFSVGLLLRLLKKNHCVYITCTTGFDRSPACVIAYLHWMTDTSLHVAYNFVTSLHYCKPDRPAIAWATWDLIAMVEKGQHEGPTTHAVTFVWNGQEGEDVSLVGDFTGNWKEPIKAVHKGGPRYEVEIRLPQGKYYYKFIVNGQWRHSTASPTERDQRGNLNNIIAIGDVASVRPSVQQIQKDANIVKVIERPLTENERFMLAKAARCVAFSVCPIRLVPK; this is translated from the exons AT GAAGATAAGGAAAGAGAAATCAGGACCTTGTAGCCTTGTCCTTGAGAGACCTTTCACCCCTTTTCCTATTCAACAACTGCATGTTACCAGTGATcttgatattttgtttaatagAGGACGAGTTGCTATAGCCACTTGGAATAAAACTATACTAGCATCGAACTTGAGAGCATCTTCTGAAGGCAGTGGAAATTCTGGGTTTATAATGTTTTCATCGAAGTTTTTAACACCTTCAGGATGGAAGTTGAATAATCAGAATGGATATATTCATccacaaatacaaaaaaacacACTTGTGGCACCCTTGAGCCAACTTGTAACCATTTTCTCTGAGGAAGAGTCAGGTGATGCTGAATGGGCACATGGGAGTTTCCCTTTGGATGAATACACTAAGGCACTGGAACGTTCGAAAGGGGAACTTTACTACAATCACTCTCTTGGTATGCGCTACAGTAAG aTCACAGAGCAGATATATGTGGGATCCTGTATACAAACAGAAGCTGATGTAGAGACTTTATCAAATGCC GGTTTTACAGCTGTGCTGAATTTCCAGAGTGGAATTGAAGCAGAAAATTGGGgaattaattcaaaatcaatcaatGATTCATGCCAACAGTTCAACATCCTTATGATTAACTATCCTATAAG GGATGCAAATTCATTTGATCTCAGGAAGAAGTTACCATTTTCTGTGGGTCTTCTTTTGCGGTTATTGAAAAAGAACCATTGTGTTTATATCACTTGCACCACTGGGTTTGATCGGTCCCCTGCTTGTGTTATTGCTTACCTACATTGGATGACAGATACCTCCCTCCATGTTGCCTACAATTTTGTTACTAGTTTACATTATTGCAAGCCTGACAG GCCAGCAATTGCCTGGGCGACATGGGATCTTATAGCAATGGTGGAAAAGGGCCAACATGAGGGACCCACAACTCATGCAGTGACTTTTGTGTGGAACGGGCAAGAA GGGGAGGATGTATCCTTGGTTGGAGATTTCACAGGAAACTGGAAAGAACCAATTAAGGCTGTTCACAAGGGTGGCCCTAGATATGAAGTTGAAATTAGACTTCCACAAGGGAA GTATTACTATAAGTTCATTGTTAATGGGCAATGGAGGCACTCTACAGCTTCACCAACAGAAAGGGATCAGCGGGGCAACCTAAACAATATAATTGCAATTGGTGACGTTGCCAGTGTGAGGCCTTCTGTGCAACAGATACAGAAG GATGCAAATATCGTAAAGGTGATAGAGAGGCCACTCACTGAAAATGAGCGCTTTATGCTGGCAAAAGCAGCTCGATGCGTCGCATTCTCTGTCTGTCCTATTCGATTAGTCCCCAAGTAG
- the LOC127804915 gene encoding carbonic anhydrase 2-like codes for MSTATSINGWCLTSLISPTKTSLLYKAATFRPSVVSRLNSSASPPSLIRNHPVFAAPPPILTPNSWPREEMGKDSYEEAIAGLKKLLSEKGELGPIATAKIEQITAELQTANSKPDFDPVERMKNGYIHFKREKYEKNPALYSELAKGQSPKYMVFACSDSRVCPSHVLDFHPGEAFVVRNVANMVPPFDQLKYAGVGAAVEYAVLHLKVENIVVIGHSCCGGIKGLMTFPDHGPNSTDFIEDWVRIGLPAKSKVKAEHGSAPLEVQCAYCEKEAVNVSLGNLLTYPFVRDGLLKKTLALKGGYYDFVKGSFELWGLEFGLSPPLSVKDVATILHWKL; via the exons ATGTCGACGGCTACTTCCATCAACGGCTGGTGCCTCACTTCTCTCATCTCTCCCACCAAAACCTCTCTCCTCTATAAAGCCGCCACATTCCGCCCTTCGGTCGTCTCCCGCCTTAACTCCTCCgcttctcctccttctcttATCAGAAACCACCCTGTTTTTGCTGCTCCTCCTCCCATCCTCACCCCTAATTCCTGGCCG AGAGAAGAAATGGGGAAAGACTCGTACGAGGAGGCCATTGCCGGGCTCAAGAAACTTCTAAG CGAGAAGGGCGAGCTTGGACCCATTGCAACCGCCAAGATTGAGCAGATAACAGCAGAGCTGCAAACAGCTAACAGCAAGCCGGATTTTGACCCGGTGGAGAGGATGAAGAATGGATACATCCATTTCAAGAGGGAGAAATATGA GAAAAACCCAGCTCTGTACAGTGAACTCGCCAAAGGCCAAAGTCCCAaa TATATGGTGTTTGCCTGCTCGGATTCAAGGGTGTGCCCATCCCACGTGCTGGATTTCCATCCTGGGGAGGCTTTTGTGGTCAGGAATGTTGCCAACATGGTCCCTCCTTTTGATCAG CTTAAGTACGCTGGAGTTGGGGCAGCCGTTGAGTATGCTGTTCTGCATCTCAAG GTGGAGAACATTGTGGTGATTGGGCATAGCTGCTGCGGTGGCATAAAGGGGCTCATGACCTTCCCCGACCATGGACCCAACTCCAC TGACTTCATAGAGGATTGGGTGAGAATCGGCTTACCTGCCAAATCCAAAGTGAAAGCAGAGCATGGCAGTGCCCCACTGGAAGTACAATGCGCTTACTGTGAGAAG GAGGCAGTGAACGTGTCACTTGGGAACCTGCTGACTTACCCATTTGTGAGGGACGGGCTGTTGAAGAAGACACTGGCGCTCAAAGGAGGATACTACGATTTTGTGAAGGGATCTTTTGAGCTGTGGGGACTTGAATTTGGGCTTTCACCCCCCCTCTCT GTCAAAGATGTGGCAACGATACTGCATTGGAAGCTCTAG